Proteins co-encoded in one Prunus persica cultivar Lovell chromosome G6, Prunus_persica_NCBIv2, whole genome shotgun sequence genomic window:
- the LOC18775238 gene encoding FH protein interacting protein FIP2, giving the protein MAMKELKKSSVIRLNVGGNKFCTSVDTLTQREPNSMLAAMFSGRHNIACEEDCEKGCVFIDRDGTHFRHILNWLRDATVPLLEERCKYSELLREAEYFQLVGLTEEIHAFLNKEDDDQIAKLDADFTRRDIINFILSNATMKFRGFNLSGLDLSKLDLTKIDFSYACLRNVCFSGCDLTRVKFNYVDAEGAIFNNASLTSTEFVGANLRDASFVDAKLRFAKIKSACLVNCSFLRAILYNAHLYDADLTNANFEAASLECAALKNLKATNTANFRDAYLISSGVEDVNLQHLVGAKLGVVTACGNGFICKKPDEIR; this is encoded by the coding sequence ATGGCGATGAAGGAGCTGAAGAAATCTTCTGTAATTCGCCTCAATGTGGGAGGAAACAAATTTTGCACAAGTGTTGATACTCTAACTCAGCGTGAGCCTAACTCAATGCTTGCTGCAATGTTTAGTGGACGCCATAATATTGCGTGTGAAGAAGACTGTGAAAAGGGGTGTGTTTTTATTGACAGGGATGGCACACATTTTCGGCACATCCTTAATTGGTTAAGGGATGCTACTGTTCCTTTGTTAGAAGAGCGTTGTAAATATTCAGAGCTTTTGAGAGAGGCAGAATATTTTCAACTAGTTGGTCTAACAGAGGAAATACATGCTTTTCTAAACAAGGAGGACGACGATCAAATTGCAAAGTTGGATGCAGATTTTACGCGCAGGGATATCATCAACTTTATACTATCTAATGCTACAATGAAGTTTAGAGGTTTCAATCTCTCTGGCCTTGATCTTTCGAAACTAGACTTGACGAAGATAGATTTCAGTTATGCATGCCTGAGAAATGTTTGTTTCTCAGGTTGTGATCTTACACGCgtaaaatttaattatgtgGATGCCGAGGGTGCCATCTTTAACAATGCTAGTTTGACAAGTACTGAATTTGTAGGAGCAAATCTCCGTGACGCTTCGTTTGTTGATGCCAAGCTTCGCTTTGCAAAGATAAAAAGTGCATGCTTGGTAAATTGTAGCTTTTTGAGAGCAATCTTGTATAATGCACACCTTTATGACGCTGATCTTACAAATGCAAATTTTGAAGCGGCTAGTCTGGAATGTGCAGCCTTGAAAAATCTCAAGGCCACGAATACTGCAAATTTTAGGGATGCATATCTTATAAGTTCTGGCGTAGAAGATGTGAATTTGCAACATTTGGTGGGTGCAAAGCTTGGCGTTGTTACAGCCTGCGGTAATGGGTTTATATGTAAGAAACCAGACGAAATTCGTTGA